Genomic DNA from uncultured Desulfuromusa sp.:
AAGCAGTTAATAGTCGAAAGGCTCCAGTCGGACCTGAGGAAGTAAACTTTCATTTCCGGTCAGATATTCATCGACACATCTGGCGATCTCACGACCCTCACTGATGGCCCAGACCACCAGGCTTTGACCACGGCGACAGTCTCCGGCAGCAAAAACTCCGTTGACGGAACTCATCCTGGTCTTAGGATTGGTGACGATGTTGGAACGCTGATCGGTTTCGCAACCGACTTGTTTTATAAGTCCTGAACGAGGTCCGAGAAAGCCCATGGCCAGAAGGACCAGATCACATTTCCAGATCTGCTCACTTCCCGGGATTTTTTCTGGACGGCCGTTTTCCCACTTGACCTTGACGGTTTCCAGGCCAGTCACGTTTTTGTCTCGGCCTATGAAGCGGGTCGTCATGATCTCGTAGTAGACATCACCGCCCAAAACGTGCATTTCTTCTACCGAGGTACTGACGCGCATTATGCGTGACCACTGGGGCCAGGGGTTGTTGGGACTGCGTTCAGCTGGAGGATGTTCCAGCAGCTCAAAGTTGAAGACACTGGTTGCGCCCTGGCGCATTGATGTCCCGATGCAATCTGAACCGGTATCCCCACCACCGATGACAATGACTTTTTTCCCTTTAGCGTTGACAAGTCTCTGTCTGGGGTGCAGTGCTGCAACGTTGTTGTCTCCCCAGCAAGCCCGATTCTGCTGCGGTAGAAACTCCATTGCGAAGTGAATACCTTTCAATTCCCGCCCTTCAACAGGAAGGTCTCTTGGTTCTTCTGCACCAGTGGCAAGCACGACAGCATCAAATGAGCTTTTGATTTCGTCAAAAGTGACATCTTTGCCGACTTCACAGGAATAGCGGAATTCAATCCCTTCTGCTACAAGCAGATCAATACGACGCTGGACCCTCTGTTTCCATAATTTATAGTGAGGGATGCCATACATCAGCAGACCGCCGGCGCGGTCGGATTTTTCCACCACGGTTACGTTGTGTCCAGCACGATTGAGCTGTTGGGCACAGGCCAGACCGGCAGGGCCACCGCCGATGATAGCGACGCTCTTTCCGGTCCGATGAGTTGGGGGGTGAGGACGAATCCATCCTTCCTCAAAACCCTTATCGACAATGGATACTTCGTGAAGTTTTATTGTCACAGGTGGTTCATTAATTCCGAGAACACAGGAGGTTTCGCATGGTGCCGGACAGACTCGGCCGGTAAATTCCGGAAAGTTATTGGTGGCATGCAAGGCAGTCAAAGCTTGTTTCCATTGACCGCGATAGACCAGGTCGTTCCACTCAGGAATGAGATTCCCCAACGGGCAGCCGGTCATGCAGAAAGGGACACCACAATCCATGCAGCGGGCTGCTTGCGTTTTAACCTTTTCCTCGCTGGGGTAATTATAGTGCTCGTCAAAATTTTGCAGCCGTGAGTGGACCGGTTGTAGTGTCTTATCACGACGGCCATGCTTTATAAATCCACGTGGATCACCCATGGATGGACTCCTTCTCTTTTTCAGCCTGGGCGGCCTTTTCGGTCAGCGCCCGACGGTATTCGCGGGGGAAAACCCGGACAAAGCGGGGGAGATAGTCATCCCAGTTTGCAAGAATATCAGCCGCTCGCGGTGAACCAGTCAGGCTGTGATGTTTACTGATGGTCTGCCGCAACCATTCGGCATCATCATCTTCAATTCCCATCAGTTCCAGATCAATCATTGCTGGATTACAGCGACGGCGGAAGCGGTTATCATCATCCAGAACGTAAGCGAAACCACCTGACATCCCTGCTGCAAAATTGCGGCCGGTGCGGCCCAGACAGATAACGCGACCTCCGGTCATGTATTCGCAACCGTGGTCACCGGTTCCTTCAACAACTGCAGTAGCACCGGAGTTACGAACACAAAAACGTTCGCCGGCTTTCCCGGCAAAGTATGCTTCACCACCGGTCGCACCATACAGGACGGTATTGCCGATAATTGAATTTTCCTGCCAGACAAAGGATGCTTTTGGGTCAGGACGGATGCTGATTTGTCCACCGGCCATCCCTTTTCCGACGTAGTCATTCGCTTCGCCGATAAGTCGCAGGTCGATACCGGGAGCGAGGAATGCTCCAAAACTCTGCCCGGCAATTCCGGTCAGATGAATATTGATGGTCCCTTCAGGCAAGCCTTGGCGGCCATGTAACATTGCGATCTGACCTGAGAGCATGGTTGCGAAAGTACGGTCGGAGTTGCGAATGGACAGCTTGATATCCACCGCTTCCTGCCGCTCAAGAGCGGGCTTTGCCAGTTCGATAAGTTGATTGTCCAGTTGCTTTTCCAGCCCATGTTCCTGGCCTTGCAGGCGACGGGTGGAAACATCTTTATCAACGTCTGGTTTTGTCAGGATGCGGGAATAGTCGAGGCCCTGATTCTTCCAATGTTTAATGGCAGCATCCATTTCCAGATACTGGGTTTGACCAATCAGGTCATCGAGACTTTTTACGCCCAGCTCTGCAAGAAGTTCGCGAACCTCTTCAGCGAGAAAGGTGAAATAGTTGATGACATGTTCGGGTTTACCGTTGAACTTGGCACGCATCGCTTTGTCCTGGGTGGCGACACCGACAGGGCAGGTGTTGAGGTGACATTTGCGCATCATCACACAGCCAATGGTCACCAGTGCGACGGTCGCGAAAGCATATTCCTCAGCTCCGAGCAGGGCAGCGATAACCACATCACGCCCGGTGCGCAGCTGTCCGTCAGTCTGGACGATAATCCGGCCACGCAAGTCGTTGAGAACCAATGTCTGTTGCGTTTCCGCCAAGCCGATTTCCCATGGAATTCCGGCGTGTTTAATTGAAGATGTTGGTGAAGCTCCGGTTCCACCGTCATAACCGGCGATGATAACACGTTCCGCGTGACCTTTACTGACCCCGGCGGCAACGGTGCCGACGCCGACTTCACTCACCAGCTTTACGGTAATATCAGCTTTTGGGTTACAGTTTTTCAGATCGAAAATCAGTTGGGCCAAATCTTCGATCGAATAGATATCATGATGCGGCGGTGGTGAAATTAACGTCACACCCGGAACACTGTAGCGGAGTTCGCCAATGTAATCGCTGACCTTGTGTCCCGGAAGCTGTCCCCCTTCGCCGGGCTTGGCTCCCTGAGCTATTTTGATCTGTAACTCGTCAGCATTGACCAGATAATGCGGGGTGACCCCAAAACGTCCCGAAGCCACCTGTTTGATTGCGCTACGGCGCAGGTCACCGTTGGCATCCGGGGTAAAACGGCGCGGATCTTCTCCTCCCTCGCCGGTGTTGGACTTGCCACCGAGCTGGTTCATGGCAATAGCCAGTGTTTCGTGGGCTTCAGGAGAAATGGAACCAAGGCTCATCGCCCCGGTACAGAAGCGTTTGACGATATCACTAACGGGTTCAACGTCCTCAAGGGGAATCGGTTGATTTTGCGGTTTGAATTTGAACAGACCGCGCAAGGTACAGAGACGTTCACTTTGATTATCGACCTGTGCTGAAAACCGTTTGTAATCTTCGCGGCTGCCGGCACGCACGGCATGCTGTAGCAGGGCGATGACTTCCGGGTTCATCAGGTGGGCTTCTCCTTCTCGCCGCCAGGAGTACTCGGACCCACGATCAAGGTTACGGTGACGATCAATCTGTTCGGCATAAGCGAGACGGTGCCGCATCAGACTTTCGGTTGCAACCTCAAGCAGGCTTGCACCACCGATACGGCTGGCGGTCCCGGGGAAGTATTTGGCCGTGAACTCCTGATTGAGGCCGACAATTTCGAAAATCTGGGCACTGCAGTAGCTTTGCAAAGTGCTGATTCCCATTTTGGAAAAGACTTTTAGAAGCCCCTTACCGATCGCCTTGATATAGTTTTTACTGTAATGGTGAAGGATGTCGGTTTCTTCGTCAGCTTGATCATTACCGTCCTGACCGGGGAGCATTCCTTGACTTACCATGTCCTGCAAAGTCTCAAAAGCAAGATATGGATTGATCGCGGTTGCTCCGTAACCAAGCAACAGGGCAAAGTGGTGGACATCGCGCGCCTCACCGGTTTCAATCACCAGGGAGCACTGACTTCGTTTGGAGGCCCGGATCAGGTGATGATGGATTCCGGACAATGCCAACAGAGCTGGAATGGGAGCTTTGTCAGCACAGACACCACGGTCGGATAGCACCAGAATCGTGCGACCGGCATCGACAGCTTCTTCCGCCTCGGCAAATAGAGCTTCCAGACGCTTTTCCAACGCTTCAGGTCCTTGCGTTGCATCAAAAAGGGTGCTCAGCGTGGTGCCGCGGAAGTTTTGAATATCACTATGGCGGAGCTGCTCTAATACGTCATTGGTGACGATAGGATGATCCAGTTCCAGCATCTCGCAATGTTCCGGTCCGGGCATCAGAATATTCCGTGCCGGTCCCAGATACTGGGTCAGGCTCATAACGATCTCTTCACGCAGAGGGTCAATCGGTGGATTGGTGATCTGGGCGAAAAGTTGCTTGAAGTACCAGTAGAGTAACTTACTGTGTTTTGACAGGACCGCAACCGGAGTATCGGTGCCCATAGAACCGACAGGTTCCTGACCATTGATGGCCATTGGCGCCATAACGACACGCATTTCTTCCAGGGTATAACCAAAGCTGCCCTGGGTGCGACGTAACTCACTGAGGCTGGGGACACGTTTGGTTGCTGGTGCAGGGAGGTCATCAAGTCTGATCAGATGCTCGCGTACCCACGAAGCATAAGGCTGCTCTGCGGCGAGATCCCCTTTGATTTCGTGATCTTCTTTGAATTCGCCGGTGATAACATCGACCAGAATCATCTTGCCGGGAGCTAACCGCTCTTTCCGCAGAATATTCTCCGGTGGGATATCCAGAACCCCGGCTTCCGAGGCATAAATGATCTCATCATCACTGGTGACCCAGTAGCGGGCCGGGCGTAAGCCGTTGCGATCGAGAATTGCAACGACCTGTTGACCATCACAGGCGACAATATTTGCCGGGCCGTCCCAGGGTTCCATCATCGTCGCATGATATTCGAAAAACCCTTTCACCTCTGGCCGCAGGTGGGCTTTAGACACCCAGGCTTCAGGAACCAGCATCGCCAGCGAATGGGCCAAACTGCGGCCAGTGACTACCAGCAATTCAAGGGCATTATCAAGACAGGCGGTATCAGAGCTGCCTTCAATGATGACCGGGTCGAGGTCGCCGACGCCATCAGCAAGATCAAGATGAGCGAACAGCGCCGTCCGTGCGCGCATACGGTTAATATTGCCGCGCAGAGTATTGATTTCACCATTGTGAGCTATGTAGCGAAATGGCTGTGCCAGGTCCCATGTTGGAAACGTGTTGGTGCTGTAGCGTTGATGAACAAAAGCGATGGCACTGACGAGACGCTCATCATCCAGTTCAGGATAAAAAGTATTCAACTGTTCGGAGAGCAGCATCCCTTTGTAAAGGATAGTGCGACTTGAAAGAGAACAGACGTAGAACATTTCATCGCCGGAAAGCTTGTCGTTGCGAATCTGATTTTCTGCCCGTTTGCGGGCCAGGTAGAGCATCAGTTCAAAGCGTGAGGGCTCCACTTCACCGCGACCGACGAAAATCTGCAAGACCCGGGGTTCTACAGAACGCGCATTGCGACCGATGCCGCTGCTATCGGTCTGAATTTCGCGCCAGCCAAGAACGTTGCAGCCAACACGGATGAGCTCCTGATCCAGAATCGCCATGCAAGCTTCACGACGACTTTGATCCGTGGGCAGGAAGACCATACCGGCACTGTAATCACCTCCGGCAGGCAACTCAAAATCACAGACCTCCTGATAGTACGTGTCCGGTATCTGGATCATCAGTCCGGCGCCGTCACCATCTAGTGGATCCGCTCCAACAGCACCTCGATGAGTGAGATTGTAGAGAATTTCGATGCCACGTTTGACGATACTATGGCTTTTTTTACCCTTGATGTTGGCGATAAAACCGACACCGCAGTTGTCATGCTCGTTAGCTGGATCGTATAGGCCCTGTGCGGGTGGCATACCGATATGATTTGTCATAGTTGGTCCTAAATTCATTGAGGAATCTGGGGCAGAGGATGTTGCGGTAACCACTGCCGGGTAAGCTTTGACGAAACGGGATGGCCGATTCATTCAAACGTCTACAGCGTGCGGCCGTGGTCGTTAATCACGTCCAGGCCTGAGATTTCAAGCAGTTTTCAGGGAGTCTTTGTCAGACTGAGCTGTGAATATGAGAGAAATGCTACATAAATCACAAAGTTAGCCAGTTATATTATCACTTATCTGATATTGAGCCAATAAAAAATTTCAGATTGGCTGTCTACACTTTATAAAATTGTTGTCAATGGATGGGGTTTTCTAGAGATAAGGTCGCGGGGTTACGGCCCCGCTCGCCGTCTTACTTTCTTGTGATGTGACAAGAAAGTAAGCAAAGAAACACACCCGAACTCCTTGCCCTTCAAATTCCCTCCGTTTCACAGCTGCTTTGAGGATCGGCAAAAACTCGGGCTGAAGTCCGCAAACATTTGCCGCTCTGATTCTCAAATAAGCTGTTCTCCTCCGGCAGCGTTACACAGGAAGTCGTTGTTCAAAAACCAAGACAAGACGTTCATTTTTCCGGGTTAAAATTTACCTGCCAGGAAATCTCAGCCGCCAGCAATGGTCGGGGGGTTATCTGTAATGGAATTTGGAGGATTTGGGTTTCTGGGGGTGGGTTCAATTCACTGTAGAGTTCGCTGCTGCGGCGACTGTAACTGCGAGACAGATGCATCGGTAAGAAATATGCAGGACACAGTTCTTCCAGCAGGAGATTGATGTCTTCGGAGCACAGGTGATTTGAGGCGTGCGCACGGACTTTATCTGCTGTTAAAAAAGTGCATTCACAGAACAACAGGTCGACTCCCGCCATAAATTGGAAGATGGTCTTTCGGTTTTCCTGACTGAAGTTAATATCACTGATATAGCCGATGGATCTTTGTGGTCGGGAAATCATCAGCTGTGCAAACAGTTCGGCAACATCCTCAACCATAAGGGGGCTTGCGCATCCATTCTGCAGGGTTAAAACTTCCAGTGGTGTTGAGTCGACTTTTCCGGCGAGATAGCGTTTTTTCAGTTCTCCCAGCCAGGGGCCCGGAACCAAATCCAGAGATTCAAGCTTTTGTCGATCAATGGCATAGGCAGGACTTTCGTTGATACGAAAAATCAAACTATCTATCTGATGGTCACAGGTTTCCGCTTGGACTTGAAGGTAGGGAGTTTGATAAATAACCCGATTATTCCTGCTGATGACCTCACCGGTCTGGCGATGAAACCCTTGTGGGCCGGGGAAAACGCTACTTTCTATGGTGTCCCGGTGAACTTCATGGACCTGAAAACTGCACCAGTAGTCCTCGGTCAGATTCCAATCATATCCGGATAGTTTATGCTCCATTCGTTCCGCAATCCCCGGTGGGCCAAAAATATGGACGGTTCGGGCTGAAGCAATCAGTTGACGAATCACGCTGTCAATGCCCATCCAATGATCCATATGGGCATGACTGATAAAAATGGCATCAAGGTGGGTGAATGTGCGTTTGGCGAGATGATGAACCTGACCGCAGTCAAATAACAGGTGACGCCCATCGGGACGGGAGCGGATCAGCAGGAGTGGGTCATCAATCAATCCTGCGAAAAAGGTGGGGATGAGGTTACGAAAAGGAAATTTTGGTTTCATGGTGACCCGTTACTTAGAAAATCACAAAATTTTGAAAAAATAGGGGCAGAGCCATCTTTTTCCATGGCCACGCTGGATGACGTGGTGTAAATCTGTCCGCTTTTCCTTGTAGATTTGCATCTTTGGTATTTCCCTGCAATGCCTACTTTTCTGTAAAAGCGCGATATAAATACTCGGCGAGAGAATCGGCCGCCGCGTTATTGCTGGATGGATTTCGATGTAAAGCAAGGTATGTCACGGGCAGGACCGGAAATCCCTCTGCCTCGCCAAGCTGTCGCAACCCTTCCTGTTGAACCCCGCCATTAGACACGGTAACAGCCAGTCCGGCCTTAACCGCGGACATCAGGCCAAGAGTGCTTTTCGAACTGAAAGCAATCCAGTAATCAATGGCCGCGTCCTTCAGAGCTTTGAGAGCCAAATCTTTGCAATAACAATCACCGACGGAAAGAGCCAGGGGAAGCGGCTTTTTCTCGTGCTGAAAATGTTGGTCCGATGTCACCCAGACGAGAGGGGGCCTTTTCAGCAGCTTCGCCTCTGGTTCCAGCACGCCCGAAGTCGCCAAGGCGATATCAAGCTGTTGTTTTTGAATCAGCACCCTGAGCTGCGTACTGAGATCACAGGTTATTTCCACGCGAACATTGGGGTGGTCGTTTGCAAATGAGGCAAGAATCTTCGGTAAAAACCTCTCAGCATATTCTTCAGGCACACCGATTCTGACCTTACCGAAAAGTCCCGGAGAAGCAAGCTTGGCCACGGCTTCTTCATTGAGTTGCAGAATTTTGCGGGCATAACTCAGCAGCATTTCTCCAGCAGAAGTCAACGAGATGTCGCGCCGGTTTCGTTGCAACAGGGGGGAGCCGACCAGCTCTTCCAGCTTTTTAATCTGCATGCTGACGGCTGATTGAGTGCGATTGACGTCCTCGGCAGCCAAGCTGAATTTTCCGCGATTTACAATGGCGACAAATGTCACCAATAACTCGGTCGGTAGGCATGGTCTCATCAGTCTCTCCAACTACCATAAGAAATTTTGAACTCAGAGGTCAATTTTATTCGTTTGATTCATGGAAAAACTTATTCCATATTTCTCCGGAAATCAATCGTTCAATCGCCTTGCAATTGACAAACGACCGGAGCCCTCCCCAATGACCAATTTGCATCGAAAAACATCTCCGCCTGAGACGAACAAATTCCTGGTTCCGGCCGGTTTGATGATCGTTGCCGTCACATACGGGTTTGCCCGCTATGGATACGGGCTTTTCCTTCCCGAAATCCAGCAAGACCTGGCGCTTTCCGTCGAGATCATGGGCATGATTGCCGGGGCATCCTCTGCCGGGGCGATTGTCGCAACAATCGCTGGTGCCAACCTTTCCGAGAAGTTCGGCTCGCGCTTACCGGTGTTGCTGGGTGGGTCAACCGCGTTTTTAGGAATGCTGGTCATGGCCATCAGCCACACACCGATTGTCCTCGCTGTCGGTGCCATTCTCGCCGGGACCAGTCCCGGTCTGGCTTATGCTCCACTTGCCGACGCCATCGCCGCGCTGATCGCTCCTCCAAAGCAAAACCGCGCATTTGCCATAATCAATTCCGGCACCAGTCTCGGCGTGATCATCTCAGGCCCCGCGGCACTGCTGGCCGGAGCAAACTGGCGTTTCGCCTGGCTGGGTTTTGCCTTTGCAGCGTTACTGGCCACGGCCTGGAACGCCTCTATCCTGCCGGGATGGGCAAAGCAAAATAAAAAGCAGACGGCCGGATGGAACATGAAGCTGCGCTTGCCGAGTCTGCACAGTGCGTCATTGTTATTCGGGCTGTCAACAGGCGTCTACTGGACCTTTGCCGTGGACCTGCTGGTTGATCAGGGTGGACTGCCCGGCGATTGGTCCAGGCTCTTCTGGATCATTATCGGTGTCTGCGGGATTTCAGGAGGTTTTGCCGGGCACTTGATCACACGTATCGGATTGAGACCGGCGTTACGCTTTGCACAACTGATGATTTCAGCAGCGATCCTGCTTCCAGGAATTTTTCCAACCCTGCTGACGACATCGTTATTGTCTGCAATCACCTTCGGTGCCGCGTTCATTCTGGTTTCAGGCTTGCTGGGAATCTGGAGCATAAAGATTTATCATGACTGTCCGTCGGCAGGAATCAGCGTGCTGTTCTTCCTGGTGGCCATCGGCCAATTGCTGGGTCCGGTCATGGCTGGCTATGTTTCCGGCATGTTGTCCATGCCCTTTGCCTTTTTGGCAGCCGGGGTGCTCTCCCTGGCGGGAATGTTGTTTGCCCCGGCCGCAGATGCGGACTGTTCCCCAAACGCATAACAAGTCCATCTCGATATGTGACTGCTTGTCCCTGCGAATGTTTTATCCACCGGTCTTTGTTTTTTTGGCAATTT
This window encodes:
- a CDS encoding MBL fold metallo-hydrolase, producing the protein MKPKFPFRNLIPTFFAGLIDDPLLLIRSRPDGRHLLFDCGQVHHLAKRTFTHLDAIFISHAHMDHWMGIDSVIRQLIASARTVHIFGPPGIAERMEHKLSGYDWNLTEDYWCSFQVHEVHRDTIESSVFPGPQGFHRQTGEVISRNNRVIYQTPYLQVQAETCDHQIDSLIFRINESPAYAIDRQKLESLDLVPGPWLGELKKRYLAGKVDSTPLEVLTLQNGCASPLMVEDVAELFAQLMISRPQRSIGYISDINFSQENRKTIFQFMAGVDLLFCECTFLTADKVRAHASNHLCSEDINLLLEELCPAYFLPMHLSRSYSRRSSELYSELNPPPETQILQIPLQITPRPLLAAEISWQVNFNPEK
- a CDS encoding glutamate synthase subunit beta; translated protein: MGDPRGFIKHGRRDKTLQPVHSRLQNFDEHYNYPSEEKVKTQAARCMDCGVPFCMTGCPLGNLIPEWNDLVYRGQWKQALTALHATNNFPEFTGRVCPAPCETSCVLGINEPPVTIKLHEVSIVDKGFEEGWIRPHPPTHRTGKSVAIIGGGPAGLACAQQLNRAGHNVTVVEKSDRAGGLLMYGIPHYKLWKQRVQRRIDLLVAEGIEFRYSCEVGKDVTFDEIKSSFDAVVLATGAEEPRDLPVEGRELKGIHFAMEFLPQQNRACWGDNNVAALHPRQRLVNAKGKKVIVIGGGDTGSDCIGTSMRQGATSVFNFELLEHPPAERSPNNPWPQWSRIMRVSTSVEEMHVLGGDVYYEIMTTRFIGRDKNVTGLETVKVKWENGRPEKIPGSEQIWKCDLVLLAMGFLGPRSGLIKQVGCETDQRSNIVTNPKTRMSSVNGVFAAGDCRRGQSLVVWAISEGREIARCVDEYLTGNESLLPQVRLEPFDY
- the gltB gene encoding glutamate synthase large subunit; translated protein: MTNHIGMPPAQGLYDPANEHDNCGVGFIANIKGKKSHSIVKRGIEILYNLTHRGAVGADPLDGDGAGLMIQIPDTYYQEVCDFELPAGGDYSAGMVFLPTDQSRREACMAILDQELIRVGCNVLGWREIQTDSSGIGRNARSVEPRVLQIFVGRGEVEPSRFELMLYLARKRAENQIRNDKLSGDEMFYVCSLSSRTILYKGMLLSEQLNTFYPELDDERLVSAIAFVHQRYSTNTFPTWDLAQPFRYIAHNGEINTLRGNINRMRARTALFAHLDLADGVGDLDPVIIEGSSDTACLDNALELLVVTGRSLAHSLAMLVPEAWVSKAHLRPEVKGFFEYHATMMEPWDGPANIVACDGQQVVAILDRNGLRPARYWVTSDDEIIYASEAGVLDIPPENILRKERLAPGKMILVDVITGEFKEDHEIKGDLAAEQPYASWVREHLIRLDDLPAPATKRVPSLSELRRTQGSFGYTLEEMRVVMAPMAINGQEPVGSMGTDTPVAVLSKHSKLLYWYFKQLFAQITNPPIDPLREEIVMSLTQYLGPARNILMPGPEHCEMLELDHPIVTNDVLEQLRHSDIQNFRGTTLSTLFDATQGPEALEKRLEALFAEAEEAVDAGRTILVLSDRGVCADKAPIPALLALSGIHHHLIRASKRSQCSLVIETGEARDVHHFALLLGYGATAINPYLAFETLQDMVSQGMLPGQDGNDQADEETDILHHYSKNYIKAIGKGLLKVFSKMGISTLQSYCSAQIFEIVGLNQEFTAKYFPGTASRIGGASLLEVATESLMRHRLAYAEQIDRHRNLDRGSEYSWRREGEAHLMNPEVIALLQHAVRAGSREDYKRFSAQVDNQSERLCTLRGLFKFKPQNQPIPLEDVEPVSDIVKRFCTGAMSLGSISPEAHETLAIAMNQLGGKSNTGEGGEDPRRFTPDANGDLRRSAIKQVASGRFGVTPHYLVNADELQIKIAQGAKPGEGGQLPGHKVSDYIGELRYSVPGVTLISPPPHHDIYSIEDLAQLIFDLKNCNPKADITVKLVSEVGVGTVAAGVSKGHAERVIIAGYDGGTGASPTSSIKHAGIPWEIGLAETQQTLVLNDLRGRIIVQTDGQLRTGRDVVIAALLGAEEYAFATVALVTIGCVMMRKCHLNTCPVGVATQDKAMRAKFNGKPEHVINYFTFLAEEVRELLAELGVKSLDDLIGQTQYLEMDAAIKHWKNQGLDYSRILTKPDVDKDVSTRRLQGQEHGLEKQLDNQLIELAKPALERQEAVDIKLSIRNSDRTFATMLSGQIAMLHGRQGLPEGTINIHLTGIAGQSFGAFLAPGIDLRLIGEANDYVGKGMAGGQISIRPDPKASFVWQENSIIGNTVLYGATGGEAYFAGKAGERFCVRNSGATAVVEGTGDHGCEYMTGGRVICLGRTGRNFAAGMSGGFAYVLDDDNRFRRRCNPAMIDLELMGIEDDDAEWLRQTISKHHSLTGSPRAADILANWDDYLPRFVRVFPREYRRALTEKAAQAEKEKESIHG
- a CDS encoding MFS transporter, producing MTNLHRKTSPPETNKFLVPAGLMIVAVTYGFARYGYGLFLPEIQQDLALSVEIMGMIAGASSAGAIVATIAGANLSEKFGSRLPVLLGGSTAFLGMLVMAISHTPIVLAVGAILAGTSPGLAYAPLADAIAALIAPPKQNRAFAIINSGTSLGVIISGPAALLAGANWRFAWLGFAFAALLATAWNASILPGWAKQNKKQTAGWNMKLRLPSLHSASLLFGLSTGVYWTFAVDLLVDQGGLPGDWSRLFWIIIGVCGISGGFAGHLITRIGLRPALRFAQLMISAAILLPGIFPTLLTTSLLSAITFGAAFILVSGLLGIWSIKIYHDCPSAGISVLFFLVAIGQLLGPVMAGYVSGMLSMPFAFLAAGVLSLAGMLFAPAADADCSPNA
- a CDS encoding LysR substrate-binding domain-containing protein, giving the protein MRPCLPTELLVTFVAIVNRGKFSLAAEDVNRTQSAVSMQIKKLEELVGSPLLQRNRRDISLTSAGEMLLSYARKILQLNEEAVAKLASPGLFGKVRIGVPEEYAERFLPKILASFANDHPNVRVEITCDLSTQLRVLIQKQQLDIALATSGVLEPEAKLLKRPPLVWVTSDQHFQHEKKPLPLALSVGDCYCKDLALKALKDAAIDYWIAFSSKSTLGLMSAVKAGLAVTVSNGGVQQEGLRQLGEAEGFPVLPVTYLALHRNPSSNNAAADSLAEYLYRAFTEK